In Polynucleobacter sp. TUM22923, one genomic interval encodes:
- a CDS encoding aminopeptidase P N-terminal domain-containing protein, whose protein sequence is MQHMNNNLIYQERRIALAKQICTKTGGGIAIISTAPEAARNRDSEFPYRHDSDFFYLTGFEEPGATLVLNISGNQHQPQLESHLFCRPKDPEREIWDGIRLGPQAAPIALGVEYAHSHHDLDQKLSELLADQEAVYVRLSESAEADRRLRHWMKKVRQQARSGVNPPSEFHDVETLIHEMRLFKDVHEIDTMRRAAQISAQAHVRAMQFCKPGMREYHLEAELLHEFRSSGSQSVAYNSIVASGANACILHYRAGAAELRSGELCLIDAGCELDGYASDITRTFPVNRKFTGPQRALYNITLAAQEAAISATKPGNTFMQPHEAALKVLTQGLLDEQLLKLSELGSLENALETAAYRRFYMHRTSHWLGMDVHDVGSYRETLAQGVKSPKENPSRILKPGMVLTIEPGLYVRPADDIDEKFWNIGIRIEDDAVVNDVACELISRGAPVDADEIEAVMKNS, encoded by the coding sequence ATGCAGCACATGAATAACAATCTGATCTACCAAGAACGTCGTATTGCCCTAGCAAAGCAAATATGCACCAAAACCGGTGGTGGAATCGCCATTATTTCAACCGCACCGGAAGCTGCTCGTAATCGCGATAGTGAATTTCCCTACCGCCACGATAGTGATTTCTTTTATCTCACTGGTTTTGAGGAGCCCGGCGCAACATTGGTTCTCAATATTAGCGGCAATCAACATCAACCCCAACTTGAATCTCACTTATTTTGTAGACCCAAAGATCCTGAACGAGAAATTTGGGATGGTATTCGTCTAGGTCCCCAAGCTGCGCCAATTGCTTTAGGAGTGGAGTACGCACACAGCCACCACGATTTAGATCAGAAGCTAAGTGAGCTATTGGCCGATCAAGAGGCTGTTTATGTTCGGCTATCCGAAAGTGCTGAAGCCGATCGTCGCCTGCGCCACTGGATGAAAAAAGTACGTCAACAAGCCCGTTCTGGCGTAAATCCTCCATCCGAGTTTCATGATGTTGAAACCCTTATTCATGAAATGCGTTTATTTAAAGACGTCCATGAAATTGACACTATGCGTCGCGCTGCGCAAATTTCTGCACAAGCCCATGTTCGTGCAATGCAATTTTGCAAGCCGGGCATGCGTGAGTACCATTTAGAAGCTGAACTACTTCATGAGTTCCGCTCTAGTGGGTCACAAAGTGTTGCTTACAACAGTATTGTGGCTAGTGGTGCCAATGCTTGCATTCTTCACTATCGTGCTGGCGCTGCCGAATTACGCAGTGGCGAGCTTTGCCTCATTGATGCAGGATGTGAATTGGATGGCTATGCCTCTGATATCACTCGCACCTTCCCAGTTAATAGAAAATTCACTGGGCCCCAACGAGCGCTTTACAACATTACACTTGCGGCACAAGAAGCGGCAATTTCGGCAACCAAGCCCGGCAATACTTTTATGCAGCCACATGAAGCTGCGCTCAAGGTATTAACTCAAGGCCTACTTGACGAGCAATTACTTAAATTGTCTGAGCTAGGTTCCTTAGAGAACGCCCTAGAAACTGCTGCCTACCGTCGTTTTTATATGCATCGCACCTCGCACTGGCTGGGCATGGATGTCCATGATGTAGGGTCCTATCGCGAAACACTGGCACAAGGGGTAAAGAGTCCAAAAGAGAACCCTTCTCGCATCTTAAAACCTGGCATGGTTTTAACGATCGAACCTGGTTTATACGTTCGCCCCGCTGATGACATTGATGAAAAATTCTGGAACATTGGCATCCGAATTGAAGATGATGCGGTAGTCAATGATGTTGCTTGTGAATTGATTTCTCGTGGCGCTCCAGTCGATGCAGATGAAATCGAAGCAGTGATGAAAAATAGTTAA
- a CDS encoding FAD-dependent monooxygenase: protein MKSETYDIVIQGGGPVGLACAAWCLQKFPEVSLTLLDRNPINDADLVAGDSRGTALSHGSKLLLDTIHAWPSDCADIHSVHVSQAGRFGRALMKREELDQDALGHIVRYRDIHLTLRLALRAIQAHSPNFVWQQIEANQDLGDIHGRVVVHAEGGLFKTQDWVESGRDYQQSALVGLVEVEKAIPHQAWERFTPEGPLAILPSHFGPHTLNLVWCASPDASQARLALGDADFLRSLQTAFGSRVGQFLKIRDRRLYELGLNYRKEITSGNEVWIGNAAQALHPVAGQGLNLGFRDAYLLAEKLSMLFSLADAQKTPAAIEESLHEYAQSRKVDRMATIGLTDFMARIFTSDLVPIVLARGLALSALQWLPPVKTALARQMMFGRR, encoded by the coding sequence ATGAAGTCTGAGACTTACGACATTGTGATTCAAGGCGGCGGCCCAGTTGGCCTAGCCTGCGCTGCATGGTGTTTACAGAAATTTCCTGAGGTCAGCCTCACGCTATTGGATCGCAACCCGATCAATGATGCGGATTTAGTAGCGGGTGATAGTAGAGGCACTGCCCTCTCTCACGGCAGTAAATTACTGCTGGATACGATCCATGCTTGGCCCAGTGATTGCGCTGATATTCACAGCGTACACGTATCGCAAGCAGGTCGCTTTGGTCGCGCACTCATGAAACGTGAAGAGCTGGATCAAGATGCACTTGGACATATTGTCCGCTACCGTGATATTCACCTTACGCTACGTCTAGCACTGAGAGCAATTCAAGCCCACAGCCCAAATTTTGTATGGCAACAGATTGAGGCAAACCAAGACCTTGGCGATATTCATGGGCGAGTTGTGGTGCATGCCGAAGGTGGACTCTTTAAAACCCAAGACTGGGTTGAGTCTGGGCGAGACTATCAGCAATCGGCTTTAGTCGGTTTGGTTGAAGTTGAAAAGGCCATCCCTCATCAAGCATGGGAGCGCTTCACCCCGGAAGGTCCTTTAGCAATTCTGCCTAGTCACTTTGGCCCGCACACACTTAATTTAGTTTGGTGCGCAAGTCCAGATGCCTCACAAGCACGACTCGCATTAGGTGATGCTGATTTTTTACGTAGCCTGCAAACAGCATTTGGCTCACGCGTTGGGCAATTTTTAAAAATACGAGATCGCCGCCTTTACGAATTGGGCCTGAACTACCGCAAAGAAATTACCTCTGGTAATGAGGTGTGGATTGGTAATGCTGCGCAGGCTTTGCACCCTGTAGCTGGTCAAGGTCTTAACCTAGGGTTCAGAGATGCCTATCTCTTGGCGGAAAAGCTCAGCATGCTGTTCTCCCTAGCGGATGCACAAAAGACTCCAGCTGCAATTGAAGAGTCCCTGCATGAATATGCCCAAAGCCGAAAAGTAGATCGAATGGCTACTATTGGCCTTACGGACTTTATGGCGAGAATCTTTACTTCTGATCTAGTCCCCATCGTATTAGCCCGGGGATTGGCTTTATCGGCTCTACAGTGGCTTCCCCCAGTCAAAACAGCCTTAGCCCGGCAAATGATGTTTGGTAGGCGCTAA
- the dusB gene encoding tRNA dihydrouridine synthase DusB → MKIGQHLLANRLFVAPMAGVTDRPFRQLCKKLGAGYAVSEMIASNALLWKSEKTQRRANHEGEFNPIAVQIAGADPQMMAAAAQLNRDNGAQIIDINMGCPAKKVCNVAAGSALLRDEPLVQQILEAVVQAVGVGPDAIPVTLKIRTGWDRENKNAIAVAQLAEKAGISMLTVHGRTRADLYHGEAEYETITAVKNSVAIPVVANGDITTPEKAALVLQATGADAIMIGRAAQGRPWIFREIDYFLKTGGKLPTPQINEIQEIMNSHLIDHYEFYGEYVGLRTARKHIGWYCKGLRDSHAFRQRMNTADDCKTQLQMVNDFFNEMKSHSDRLLFLEAA, encoded by the coding sequence ATGAAGATCGGCCAACACCTTCTTGCAAATAGACTTTTTGTCGCTCCAATGGCGGGGGTCACTGACCGCCCATTTCGGCAGCTATGCAAAAAGCTGGGTGCCGGCTATGCCGTATCAGAAATGATTGCGTCTAATGCCCTACTCTGGAAAAGTGAAAAAACCCAGCGTCGCGCTAATCATGAGGGAGAGTTCAATCCCATTGCCGTCCAAATTGCTGGCGCGGATCCGCAAATGATGGCTGCTGCAGCTCAACTCAATAGAGACAATGGCGCACAAATTATTGACATTAATATGGGCTGCCCCGCTAAAAAAGTATGCAATGTAGCTGCCGGCTCTGCCCTACTCAGAGATGAGCCTTTGGTACAGCAAATTCTGGAAGCGGTGGTCCAAGCCGTTGGTGTAGGACCTGATGCCATTCCGGTGACTTTAAAAATTCGCACTGGCTGGGATCGTGAAAATAAGAATGCCATCGCCGTAGCACAGCTTGCTGAAAAAGCAGGCATCTCGATGCTCACGGTTCATGGTCGCACCAGAGCGGATCTCTATCATGGCGAAGCAGAATATGAAACGATTACAGCAGTAAAGAATAGCGTCGCTATTCCGGTTGTGGCGAATGGTGATATCACCACCCCTGAAAAAGCAGCCTTAGTTTTACAAGCGACCGGTGCTGATGCCATCATGATTGGCCGTGCCGCTCAGGGTCGCCCTTGGATTTTCCGTGAGATTGATTATTTTTTGAAAACAGGTGGCAAGCTACCTACACCGCAAATTAATGAAATTCAGGAGATTATGAATAGTCATTTGATTGACCATTATGAGTTCTATGGTGAATATGTTGGGCTGCGTACTGCACGGAAACATATTGGTTGGTATTGCAAGGGCTTACGAGATTCGCATGCCTTTCGACAGAGAATGAATACGGCTGACGATTGCAAAACGCAATTGCAAATGGTCAATGATTTCTTTAATGAGATGAAGTCCCATTCAGATCGATTGCTTTTTTTAGAGGCCGCTTAA
- a CDS encoding helix-turn-helix domain-containing protein, whose translation MTTKHPITECIETQLQQYLDDLKGTPPSDLYQMVLAVVEKPMLELVMQHAKQNQSLAAQYLGINRNTLHKKLAEHQLLK comes from the coding sequence ATGACTACCAAGCATCCCATAACTGAATGTATCGAGACTCAGCTGCAACAATACCTTGATGACCTCAAAGGCACGCCACCCTCAGACCTCTATCAAATGGTGTTGGCAGTTGTAGAAAAGCCGATGCTCGAATTAGTCATGCAGCATGCTAAACAAAATCAGTCCTTAGCGGCGCAGTATTTAGGCATCAATCGCAATACACTTCATAAGAAACTTGCTGAGCATCAGCTGCTCAAGTAA
- the purH gene encoding bifunctional phosphoribosylaminoimidazolecarboxamide formyltransferase/IMP cyclohydrolase has translation MIRTALLSVSDKNGIVPFAKALHEQGIKLISTGGTAKLLAENHLPVVEVSSLTKFPEMLDGRVKTLHPMVHGGLLARRDLPEHMAALQEHGIDTIDLLVINLYPFNETIAREDCSFEDAVENIDIGGPAMLRAAAKNHQDVTVLISPEDYEPVLAEMKANQNEVSYKTNLRLAKKVFAHTAQYDGAIANYLSALGDDLDHKARSAYPAVLHLAFEKVQEMRYGENPHQSAAFYKDIQAVEGALANYHQLQGKELSYNNIADADSAWECVKSFSNQAGGTAACVIIKHANPCGVAVGDHALEAYQKAFKTDPSSAFGGIIALNVPCDGLAAETISKQFVEVLIAPSFTDEAKVIFAAKQNVRLLEIPLGVGFNGFDFKRVGGGLLIQSPDAKNVLQSEMRVVSKRLPTPSEMHDMMFAWRVAKFVKSNAIVYCANGMTLGVGAGQMSRVDSARMASIKAENAGLSLKGSAVASDAFFPFRDGLDVVVNAGASCAIQPGGSMRDDEIIAAANEHGIAMIFTGIRHFRH, from the coding sequence ATGATCCGTACAGCCCTACTTTCCGTCTCCGATAAAAATGGCATTGTGCCCTTTGCCAAAGCTCTTCATGAGCAAGGCATCAAGCTTATCTCTACAGGTGGAACGGCAAAGCTGTTAGCTGAAAATCATTTGCCCGTTGTCGAAGTATCTTCCTTAACCAAGTTTCCTGAGATGCTAGATGGTCGCGTCAAAACACTGCACCCGATGGTACATGGGGGATTATTAGCCCGCAGAGACCTGCCCGAGCATATGGCTGCACTTCAAGAGCATGGAATTGATACGATTGATCTGTTGGTGATTAACCTCTATCCATTTAATGAGACGATTGCCCGTGAAGACTGCTCATTTGAAGATGCAGTGGAGAATATTGATATTGGTGGCCCAGCAATGTTGCGTGCTGCCGCAAAAAATCATCAAGATGTCACGGTGCTCATTTCGCCTGAAGACTATGAGCCTGTCTTAGCAGAAATGAAAGCCAATCAGAATGAAGTCTCCTATAAGACTAATCTGCGTCTTGCTAAAAAAGTATTTGCGCACACTGCCCAATATGATGGCGCTATTGCTAACTACTTAAGCGCATTGGGCGATGATCTAGATCACAAAGCACGCTCAGCATATCCAGCTGTTCTGCACCTCGCTTTTGAGAAGGTCCAGGAAATGCGCTATGGTGAGAACCCCCACCAATCCGCAGCCTTCTATAAAGATATTCAGGCGGTAGAAGGTGCCTTAGCAAACTATCATCAACTGCAAGGTAAGGAGCTCTCCTACAACAATATTGCAGATGCAGACTCCGCTTGGGAATGCGTTAAGAGTTTCTCAAATCAGGCTGGAGGTACTGCAGCCTGCGTCATCATTAAACATGCAAATCCTTGTGGTGTTGCCGTTGGTGATCATGCCTTGGAAGCCTATCAAAAAGCATTCAAAACGGATCCAAGTTCGGCCTTTGGTGGAATCATTGCCCTTAATGTTCCCTGTGATGGCTTAGCAGCCGAAACTATTTCCAAGCAATTTGTTGAAGTGTTGATTGCGCCAAGCTTTACAGACGAAGCTAAAGTCATTTTTGCCGCCAAACAAAATGTCCGCTTATTAGAAATTCCGCTGGGCGTTGGATTTAATGGTTTTGATTTCAAAAGGGTTGGAGGTGGCTTACTCATTCAATCCCCGGATGCTAAAAATGTACTGCAAAGTGAAATGCGGGTTGTTAGCAAAAGATTGCCTACCCCGAGTGAAATGCATGACATGATGTTTGCCTGGCGTGTCGCCAAATTTGTGAAATCGAATGCGATTGTGTATTGCGCTAACGGGATGACTCTGGGGGTCGGTGCCGGCCAAATGAGTCGGGTGGACTCTGCCCGTATGGCTAGCATCAAAGCAGAGAATGCCGGTCTGAGTCTTAAAGGCTCAGCCGTTGCAAGTGATGCCTTCTTCCCCTTCCGAGATGGTCTAGACGTGGTTGTGAACGCCGGCGCAAGCTGCGCCATTCAACCAGGTGGCAGCATGCGTGATGATGAAATCATTGCCGCTGCAAACGAACATGGTATTGCGATGATCTTTACGGGCATCCGTCACTTCCGTCACTAA
- the ruvC gene encoding crossover junction endodeoxyribonuclease RuvC has protein sequence MRWIGIDPGLRITGFGVIDVDGQKLTYVASGTIESGDPAQGLPERLGILYAGIKEVLETYHPEAAAIEEVFLNVNPRSTLMLGQARGAVIAALVSEKLSVAEYSALRVKQSIVGTGRAAKPQVQEMVKRLLRLSRAPGTDASDALGVAICAAHHAQIPKAISAALAPKKRSK, from the coding sequence ATGCGCTGGATAGGAATTGACCCGGGTCTTCGTATCACTGGTTTTGGTGTCATTGACGTCGATGGGCAAAAACTGACTTATGTCGCCTCTGGGACGATCGAAAGTGGTGACCCTGCTCAAGGTTTGCCAGAAAGATTGGGCATCTTGTATGCTGGCATTAAAGAGGTTTTAGAAACTTACCATCCAGAAGCTGCTGCAATTGAAGAGGTCTTTCTGAACGTCAATCCTCGCTCTACCTTAATGCTTGGGCAGGCTAGAGGGGCCGTGATTGCCGCCCTCGTCTCTGAAAAACTCTCCGTTGCTGAATACAGCGCTCTTCGAGTCAAGCAATCTATTGTTGGGACTGGGCGTGCAGCCAAGCCGCAAGTCCAGGAGATGGTTAAACGTCTTCTGAGATTGAGTCGTGCTCCGGGAACGGATGCTTCTGATGCTTTAGGTGTAGCGATCTGCGCAGCCCATCATGCTCAAATTCCGAAAGCCATTAGCGCTGCATTAGCGCCTAAGAAACGCAGCAAGTAA
- the ruvA gene encoding Holliday junction branch migration protein RuvA: MIGRIQGILVSIHPPRLLVDCQGVGYEIDVPMSTLYQLPEVNQKITLLTHFQVREDAQQLFGFATETERAAFRALIKISGVGSRTALAVLSGMSVDELAQAIAMQEAGRLTQVPGIGKKTAERLCLELKGKLIAGLEVIPGKPNVIEASSEILQALLALGYSEKEAHLALKHIPADSSVSDGIRMGLKHLSKS, encoded by the coding sequence ATGATCGGTCGCATCCAAGGCATTCTTGTCTCTATTCACCCACCTCGCCTACTAGTAGATTGTCAGGGAGTTGGATATGAGATTGACGTACCCATGAGCACTCTGTACCAGCTCCCAGAGGTCAATCAAAAAATTACCTTACTAACGCACTTCCAAGTTCGCGAAGATGCTCAGCAGCTCTTTGGTTTTGCAACAGAAACAGAGCGCGCTGCTTTTAGGGCTTTAATCAAAATCAGTGGTGTTGGTTCTCGTACCGCTTTAGCGGTGCTATCTGGCATGAGCGTCGATGAGCTAGCTCAGGCAATTGCCATGCAAGAAGCGGGCCGCTTGACCCAAGTACCTGGTATCGGTAAAAAGACTGCCGAACGTCTTTGCTTGGAGCTAAAAGGAAAACTGATCGCAGGGCTGGAAGTGATCCCCGGAAAACCAAATGTCATTGAAGCTAGCAGTGAAATACTGCAAGCACTTCTTGCATTGGGATACTCTGAGAAAGAGGCGCATCTAGCCCTCAAACATATCCCTGCTGATAGCTCAGTCTCGGATGGCATCCGAATGGGTTTAAAGCACCTCTCTAAGTCTTAA
- the ruvB gene encoding Holliday junction branch migration DNA helicase RuvB encodes MAIHTEDLSAIPEDLPESTSDRLVSGAVGNSEAIFERALRPKQLDEYVGQTKARAQLEIFIAATRAREEALDHVLLFGPPGLGKTTLAHIIARELGVNLRQTSGPVLDRPGDLAALLTNLETNDVLFIDEIHRLSPVVEEILYPALEDYSLDIMIGEGPAARSVKIDLKPFTLIGATTRAGMLTNPLRDRFGIVARLEFYTTEELTKIINRSANLLKAKIDPAGSVEIAKRARGTPRIANRLLRRVRDYAEVKGTGVITKDIADAALKMLDVDPSGFDVMDRKLLEAILHKFDGGPVGIDNLAAAIGEERDTIEDVLEPYLIQQGYLQRTSRGRVATRQAYAHFGLTPPIGSIGSEG; translated from the coding sequence ATGGCAATACATACCGAAGACTTGAGCGCTATTCCTGAAGACTTACCAGAATCTACTTCAGATCGACTGGTGAGTGGGGCTGTTGGTAATTCAGAGGCTATCTTCGAGAGAGCCTTACGCCCAAAACAGTTAGATGAATACGTTGGTCAAACTAAGGCGCGAGCCCAATTAGAAATTTTTATTGCTGCTACCAGAGCAAGGGAAGAAGCGCTAGATCACGTCCTTCTCTTTGGGCCTCCCGGCCTAGGCAAAACCACCCTGGCACACATCATTGCGCGAGAATTAGGGGTGAATTTACGCCAAACTAGTGGACCCGTCTTAGATAGACCCGGTGATCTTGCAGCCCTACTCACTAATCTTGAAACTAATGACGTCCTTTTTATTGATGAAATTCATCGTCTTTCTCCAGTAGTAGAAGAGATTCTGTACCCAGCCCTAGAGGACTACAGTCTTGACATCATGATCGGTGAAGGCCCTGCTGCACGTAGCGTGAAGATTGATCTGAAACCCTTCACCTTAATTGGTGCAACAACGCGCGCAGGCATGCTAACCAACCCGTTACGTGATCGTTTTGGCATTGTCGCTAGGCTTGAGTTCTATACCACCGAAGAACTCACCAAAATTATTAATCGCTCTGCCAATTTACTGAAAGCCAAGATCGATCCCGCTGGTTCTGTTGAGATTGCTAAACGCGCTCGTGGTACTCCTCGCATTGCCAATCGCTTGCTGCGTCGCGTACGAGACTATGCAGAGGTCAAAGGCACTGGTGTTATCACCAAAGATATAGCCGATGCCGCACTCAAGATGTTAGATGTTGATCCTAGTGGATTTGATGTAATGGACCGAAAGTTACTCGAGGCTATCTTGCATAAATTCGATGGCGGCCCAGTTGGCATTGATAACTTAGCTGCTGCTATTGGTGAAGAGCGCGACACTATTGAAGATGTTCTAGAGCCCTACTTAATTCAGCAGGGATATTTGCAGCGTACCTCGCGCGGACGAGTAGCCACTCGCCAAGCCTACGCCCATTTTGGACTGACGCCACCCATCGGATCCATTGGCTCAGAAGGCTAG
- the tyrS gene encoding tyrosine--tRNA ligase codes for MTGKPEQQYPLTPAVFEALEVTKRGSDELLVEADWIKKLAKSQATGVPLRIKLGLDPTAPDIHLGHTVVLNKLRQLQDLGHTVIFLIGDFTSMIGDPSGRNATRPPLTAEAIAVNAQTYYRQASMVLDPAKTEVRYNSEWCDPLGARGMIQLAAKYTVAQMLERDDFTKRYRSGVPISVHEFLYPLMQGYDSVALKSDLELGGTDQKFNLLVGRELQREYGQEPQCILTMPLLVGLDGVEKMSKSKGNYIGISEPASEMFGKLMSISDDLMWDYFTLLSFRPLAEIDLMKQEIAAGRNPRDCKVLLGQEIVSRFHSPAAAEKALEDFNHRAKGGIPDDVPEVSLEGAPMGVANLLRAAGLAPSTSEANRNLEQNGVKIDGATVSDKAMKLAAGVYLLQVGKRRFAKVTLK; via the coding sequence ATGACGGGTAAACCAGAACAACAATATCCACTAACTCCTGCAGTTTTTGAAGCCCTTGAAGTCACTAAGCGGGGCTCTGATGAGCTGCTGGTTGAGGCTGACTGGATTAAGAAGCTGGCAAAAAGCCAGGCTACAGGCGTACCTTTGCGGATTAAGTTAGGCTTAGATCCAACGGCACCCGATATTCATCTTGGGCATACGGTTGTTCTCAATAAGCTTCGTCAGCTTCAAGATTTAGGTCATACCGTGATTTTCTTGATTGGGGATTTCACCAGCATGATTGGTGATCCGTCTGGTCGCAATGCCACTAGGCCACCTTTGACTGCAGAAGCAATTGCTGTCAATGCGCAGACTTACTATCGTCAGGCAAGCATGGTTCTTGATCCCGCTAAAACAGAAGTACGCTACAACAGTGAGTGGTGCGACCCCTTGGGCGCGCGCGGCATGATTCAGTTGGCAGCAAAATATACGGTGGCTCAAATGCTAGAGCGGGATGATTTTACAAAGCGCTATCGAAGCGGAGTACCGATCTCAGTACATGAGTTTTTGTATCCACTCATGCAGGGTTATGACTCCGTAGCCTTAAAGAGCGATCTTGAGCTTGGTGGCACTGATCAGAAATTTAACCTCTTAGTAGGCCGCGAGCTTCAACGTGAGTATGGCCAAGAACCCCAATGTATTTTGACAATGCCTTTGTTGGTAGGGTTGGATGGCGTTGAGAAAATGAGTAAGTCTAAAGGCAATTACATCGGCATCAGCGAGCCTGCAAGCGAGATGTTTGGCAAACTCATGAGTATTTCAGATGATCTGATGTGGGATTACTTCACATTACTTTCTTTCCGCCCCTTGGCAGAAATTGATCTCATGAAACAAGAGATAGCTGCCGGTCGTAATCCACGCGATTGCAAAGTATTGCTTGGTCAAGAGATCGTTAGTCGCTTTCATTCACCAGCTGCTGCAGAAAAAGCGCTAGAAGATTTTAATCATCGAGCTAAGGGTGGTATTCCAGATGATGTTCCGGAAGTAAGTCTAGAAGGCGCGCCAATGGGTGTTGCAAATCTGCTTAGAGCCGCTGGATTAGCACCATCTACCTCTGAGGCCAATCGCAATCTTGAGCAAAATGGTGTGAAGATCGATGGTGCGACTGTCAGCGACAAAGCCATGAAGCTGGCGGCAGGAGTTTACTTGCTACAGGTAGGAAAACGCCGCTTTGCTAAGGTAACGCTGAAATAA
- a CDS encoding anhydro-N-acetylmuramic acid kinase, protein MNKLRSLFIGLMSGTSLDGIDAVLAELGSDGETTLIGSVSAPFTPELRKALFDLQSPGPNEIHRENQAANALAISYAQTVQLLLAQSELTPSDIKAIGAHGQTIRHQADLPHQLAYTHQTLNAALLAELTEIEVIADFRSRDLAAGGHGAPLVPAFHQQQFGSGQNIAVLNLGGIANLTLLPINGEVTGFDCGPGNMLMDAWISDQQGHAFDRNGLWASQGQVHPTLLNKMLSDAFFTKAPPKSTGRDDFHLTWLQQQIGADNIHAEDVQASLLHLTVHSALQALKCYAPQTQKLIICGGGARNGIMLEVFKTYAAALFKDELKIVTSDALGVDPQLVEALAFAWLAWAHKEKRPANLPAVTGAKGPRILGACYPA, encoded by the coding sequence ATGAATAAGCTCCGCTCCCTCTTCATTGGACTCATGTCTGGCACTAGCCTAGACGGGATTGATGCCGTGCTTGCAGAGCTAGGTTCCGATGGAGAAACCACCCTGATCGGGTCAGTGAGCGCCCCATTCACCCCAGAATTACGCAAAGCCCTCTTCGACCTTCAAAGCCCGGGCCCAAACGAGATCCACCGTGAAAACCAAGCAGCTAATGCCCTGGCAATCAGTTATGCCCAAACCGTTCAACTATTACTCGCTCAGTCTGAGCTGACCCCCTCCGATATCAAGGCTATTGGTGCTCATGGTCAAACTATTCGTCATCAAGCAGATTTACCTCATCAGCTAGCCTATACCCATCAGACCCTCAATGCAGCCCTTCTAGCAGAATTAACGGAGATTGAAGTGATCGCTGACTTTAGAAGTCGTGACTTGGCTGCAGGGGGGCATGGGGCACCGCTAGTGCCTGCTTTTCATCAACAGCAATTTGGCTCAGGTCAAAATATTGCCGTCCTTAATTTAGGCGGCATTGCTAATCTCACACTGCTACCCATCAATGGAGAGGTCACCGGTTTTGATTGTGGCCCGGGAAATATGTTGATGGATGCCTGGATCTCAGATCAGCAAGGGCACGCATTTGATCGAAATGGATTATGGGCATCACAAGGTCAAGTCCATCCAACATTACTGAACAAGATGCTGTCAGATGCATTTTTTACTAAAGCCCCACCAAAGAGTACTGGGCGAGATGACTTTCATTTGACATGGCTGCAACAACAAATCGGTGCTGACAATATTCATGCCGAGGATGTTCAAGCTAGCCTTTTGCATTTAACAGTTCACTCAGCTTTACAAGCCTTAAAGTGCTATGCACCCCAAACCCAAAAGCTGATTATTTGCGGGGGTGGTGCACGTAATGGAATCATGCTGGAGGTTTTTAAAACCTACGCTGCAGCATTATTTAAAGATGAGCTCAAGATTGTGACCAGTGATGCACTAGGGGTTGATCCGCAGCTGGTAGAGGCCCTTGCTTTCGCTTGGTTGGCATGGGCTCACAAAGAAAAACGGCCAGCAAATTTGCCGGCCGTAACGGGTGCGAAGGGTCCTAGAATTTTAGGCGCTTGCTACCCAGCTTAA
- the erpA gene encoding iron-sulfur cluster insertion protein ErpA, translating to MTQLATQETSTAVQDFAEPPTPLVFTDSAAAKVADLIAEEGNPELKLRVFVQGGGCSGFQYGFTFDDAVNEDDTLFEKNGVTLLVDSMSFQYLVGAEIDYKEDINGSQFVIKNPNASSSCGCGSSFSA from the coding sequence ATGACCCAATTAGCTACTCAAGAAACAAGCACAGCGGTTCAAGATTTTGCTGAACCACCAACACCATTGGTATTTACCGATAGTGCTGCAGCTAAGGTTGCAGATTTGATTGCTGAAGAGGGCAACCCAGAACTCAAACTGCGCGTCTTTGTTCAGGGAGGCGGTTGCTCAGGATTTCAATATGGCTTCACATTTGATGATGCTGTAAACGAAGACGACACCCTCTTTGAAAAGAACGGCGTTACTTTATTGGTTGATTCAATGAGCTTCCAATATTTGGTTGGTGCTGAGATTGACTACAAAGAAGATATCAATGGATCACAGTTTGTGATTAAGAATCCAAATGCAAGTTCTTCTTGCGGTTGTGGCTCTTCTTTCTCCGCTTAA